The sequence TCCGAACCGCTCCGCCAGGATCGCGCTGCTGCACTACGTTGACGGAGAGAAGCGCTACATTCTTGCCCCGGTCGGCGTCGCGCTCGGCGACACGCTCATGTCGGGACCGGACGTCGAGATTCGCGAAGGGAACTCCCTCCCGCTGCGCAACATCCCGGCCGGCACGACGATCCACAACCTCGAGTTGAGCCCCGGCAAGGGGGGGCAGATCGCGCGGGGGGCGGGGAGCGAGTGCCAGATCATGGCCAAGGAGGGGGGCGTCGCCCACGTGAAGCTCCCTTCGGGCGAGGTTCGGATGTTCGACCTCGGCTGCTACTGCACCGTCGGCAAGGTCGGGAACCTAGATCACGAGAACGTGATGATCGGCAAGGCCGGAAGGCAGCGCTGGCTCGGGCGGCGCTCGAGCAGCCGCGCGGTGGCGATGAACCCGCACGACCACCCGATGGGTGGAGGCGAGGGTAGGAGCTCGGGAGGCAGGCATCCCTGCACGCCGTGGGGAAAGCCGACGAAGGGGTACAAGACGCGCAAGAGCAAGCTGTCGGACAAGCTGATCGTCCGGCGGCGGAAGTAGCCGGAGAGGTTGCGATGGCCAGATCGCTGAAGAAGGGTCCCTACGTCGTCGAGAGTCTGAAGAAGAAGATCGACGAGATGAACAAGTCCAAAGAGAAGAAGGTGGTCCGAACCTGGGCGCGCCGGTGCACGGTCCTGCCTGAGTTCGTGGGACACACCCTCGCCGTGCACAACGGCAACAAGTTCATCCCGATCTACGTCTCGGAGAACATGGTCGGTCACAAACTCGGCGAGTTCTCCCCCACGCGCCAGTTCCGGGGGCACGCGCGAACAGACAAGACCACGACGCCAGGGCACTGATCGGTCGGGAGGAGCAAGGGATGGAATCCAGAGCGATCGCACGCTACGTGCGGGTCACACCGCTGAAGGCCGATCGCGTGCTCCGGTTGATCCGGGGCATGCAGGTCGATCGGGCGCAGGAGGTCTTGCAGTTCACCCCGCGTCCGATCGCCAAGCAGATCGGCAAGGTATTGAAGTCGGCCGTGGCGAACGCGACCAAGGAAGCGCAGAAGAACGAAGAGAAGCTCGCCACGGATGAGCTTTTTGTGAAGATGGCCGTGGCTGGAGCCGGGCCCATCATGAAGCGCTTTCTTCCGAGAGCGCACGGACGGGCGACCCGGTTCTGGAAGAGATCGAGCCACATCACGATCGTCGTTTCGAACGGCAGTTAACGGACGGGTCTGGAGGGAGCATTGGGACAGAAGACGCATCCGATCGGGTTCCGCCTGGGGATCATCAAGACGTGGGACTCCCGCTGGTTCGCGCGGAAGGAGTACGCAAACCTCCTGGAGGAGGATCTCTTCATCAAGCGATACCTCCGCAGGCGCCTGCCGAACAGCGGTGTCTCCAAGATGGTGATCGAGCGCTCTTCCAACAAGGTGGACAT comes from Candidatus Eisenbacteria bacterium and encodes:
- the rplB gene encoding 50S ribosomal protein L2 → PNRSARIALLHYVDGEKRYILAPVGVALGDTLMSGPDVEIREGNSLPLRNIPAGTTIHNLELSPGKGGQIARGAGSECQIMAKEGGVAHVKLPSGEVRMFDLGCYCTVGKVGNLDHENVMIGKAGRQRWLGRRSSSRAVAMNPHDHPMGGGEGRSSGGRHPCTPWGKPTKGYKTRKSKLSDKLIVRRRK
- a CDS encoding 50S ribosomal protein L22; protein product: MESRAIARYVRVTPLKADRVLRLIRGMQVDRAQEVLQFTPRPIAKQIGKVLKSAVANATKEAQKNEEKLATDELFVKMAVAGAGPIMKRFLPRAHGRATRFWKRSSHITIVVSNGS
- the rpsS gene encoding 30S ribosomal protein S19 is translated as MARSLKKGPYVVESLKKKIDEMNKSKEKKVVRTWARRCTVLPEFVGHTLAVHNGNKFIPIYVSENMVGHKLGEFSPTRQFRGHARTDKTTTPGH